A genomic region of Apteryx mantelli isolate bAptMan1 chromosome 10, bAptMan1.hap1, whole genome shotgun sequence contains the following coding sequences:
- the COX4I1 gene encoding cytochrome c oxidase subunit 4 isoform 1, mitochondrial: protein MLASRAFSLIGKRAISTSICMRGHGQAGVVKAEDFSLPAYADRRDVPLPEVAFVRDLSAQQKALKEKEKASWTALSVDEKVELYRIKFNESYAEMNRGSNEWKTVLGGVLFFLGVTGLFLVWQKKYMYGPIPHTFSDEWLAMQTKRMLDMRINPVEGISSQWDFEKNEWKK from the exons ATGTTGGCTTCAAGGGCATTTAGTCTCATTGGCAAAAGAGCCATTTCCACTTCCATCTGCATGAGAGGACATGGACAGG CTGGTGTTGTGAAAGCAGAGGACTTCAGCCTTCCAGCATACGCCGATCGCCGTGATGTTCCCCTGCCTGAAGTGGCTTTTGTAAGGGATCTCTCTGCTCAGCAGAAGgctctgaaagaaaaggaaaaggcatcATGGACTGCTCTGTCCGTTGATGAGAAAGTTGAAT TGTATCGTATCAAATTCAATGAGAGCTATGCAGAAATGAACAGAGGATCAAATGAGTGGAAGACCGTCCTCGGTGGAGTACTGTTCTTTCTTGGTGTAACTGGTCTCTTCCTTGTTTGGCAGAAAAAGTATA TGTATGGCCCTATTCCCCATACCTTCTCTGACGAGTGGTTGGCAATGCAGACGAAGAGAATGTTGGACATGCGGATTAATCCCGTTGAGGGCATCTCCTCCCAATGGGATTTTGAGAAGAACGAATGGAAAAAGTGA